A region of Diceros bicornis minor isolate mBicDic1 chromosome 9, mDicBic1.mat.cur, whole genome shotgun sequence DNA encodes the following proteins:
- the HS6ST3 gene encoding heparan-sulfate 6-O-sulfotransferase 3 isoform X2 encodes MLRDPVSRYLSEWKHVQRGATWKTSLHMCDGRSPTPDELPTCYPGDDWSGVSLREFMDCSYNLANNRQVRMLADLSLVGCYNLTFMNESERNTILLQSAKNNLKNMAFFGLTEFQRKTQFLFERTFNLKFISPFTQFNITRASNVEINEGARQRIEELNFLDMQLYEYAKDLFQQRYHHTKQLEHQRHRQKRREERRLQREHRGHRWPKEGGNTEGAVTEDYNSQVVRW; translated from the coding sequence ATGTTGCGGGATCCAGTGTCACGTTACCTGAGCGAGTGGAAACACGTCCAGAGAGGGGCCACGTGGAAAACCTCCCTCCACATGTGTGATGGGAGAAGCCCCACCCCCGATGAACTGCCTACCTGCTACCCTGGGGACGACTGGTCTGGGGTCAGCTTGCGGGAGTTCATGGACTGCAGCTACAACCTGGCCAACAACCGCCAAGTGCGCATGCTGGCTGACCTCAGCCTGGTGGGCTGCTACAACTTGACTTTCATGAACGAGAGCGAAAGAAACACCATCCTGTTGCAGAGCGCGAAAAACAACCTGAAGAACATGGCCTTCTTTGGGCTCACGGAATTCCAGAGGAAGACACAGTTTCTCTTTGAGAGGACATTCAACCTCAAGTTCATCTCCCCGTTCACGCAGTTCAACATCACGCGGGCTTCCAACGTGGAGATCAACGAGGGCGCCCGCCAGCGCATCGAGGAGCTAAACTTCCTGGACATGCAGCTTTATGAGTATGCAAAAGATCTCTTCCAGCAGCGCTACCACCACACCAAGCAGCTAGAGCACCAGAGGCACCGGCAAAAGAGGCGAGAGGAGAGGAGGCTGCAGCGGGAGCACAGGGGCCACCGGTGGCCTAAAGAGGGTGGGAACACAGAGGGGGCTGTCACTGAGGACTACAACAGCCAGGTAGTGAGATGGTGA